The Vespula pensylvanica isolate Volc-1 chromosome 17, ASM1446617v1, whole genome shotgun sequence genomic interval TAGactttattatcaaaatgttCAAATAAAGAACCAactgaggaagaagaaaaggaagcagATATGTATGCTGCTATGATACCAGATTATAAGCCGCTTGAAAATGATGATGCACCTAAAGTAACTTTTAATTCTgctatttcattaataaacaGGTAATATGTCtactttgatttattttattatattttaatattatgaaaacaatttttaaaattgatcaTTCTAGGTATTGCGCAAAATTACCTAGTGATACTTTCACAAGATTAACACCAGAATGGTCTGTTCAACTTTTAGATGGACAGAGTCCAATGACTTACACATGTTCTTTACGACTGCCTATAAATTCACCagtaaaatatgttatttcaGTGtgtaacatttctttttatatagatcatagataatatttcagcaaataattttatttcatatatttataattacatatatatatatatacatttatttattttaatttagtcATATCCAATGCCTAATAAAGCTATGGCTAGACGTATGGCTGCACTGCAATTGTGTATTGATTTAcatagagaaaatgaaatagatgataatttattacctattgggaaagaaaattttaaagcCAAGCCCGAAGATGCTGAAATACCTGCTTTACCAGATGAAAGTAGATTAGATTTTTCAGAAGCTCGACCTGGAACAACTAAACGTAgacaatattattacaaaaaggtattattttgataatttgtattaagttttataaaacatttataatgattaaattatatgttGCAGACAGCAGAGGCATTAACAGATTGTAAACCATTAGTTGGAGTTCCTTCATATCTATATCATATAAGCATGGTACTAAGTTGTCCTTTACCAGAAGAACAAAATACAAGAGGACGTAGAATATATCCTCCAGAAGAATCAGCTATAGCTTTTGGTATTCTCACACTTAAAAAAATACCAAaggtaataatttaaatgtaaatattattaatttgaaacaATATTATCTGTATTCTATTTTAGCTATGCGCATTTCCGATTTATACGAGATCTGGTGAAGTTcatgttaaattaaaattatctaaacAGACCGTAATTTTAGACGATGtccaaatagaaaaagtagctacatttcttaattatacttttacaAATGTGTTGAGattgcaaaaatatttaatggtTTTTGATCCACATGCTTCagaaaattcttatattattgtacCAATAAGATTGAGTAAGTATATGaaacattttgtttatattatatatcaatgcATATAAATATGACTTGTATAAATATGGTATCTATTACAGGCcaaatttatacttttctgttttctctttaaaataataaaaatatgttccTATATGATTATAGCTACTGCAAATGAAGAATTAGATGTTCATATTGATTGGGATTTTTTGGAATGTATTTATGATAATCGAAATGCAACACCTATTAAAGTAcctgaagaagaaagaaagaatttcaaatttgATGCATCAAAATACTATGATGCTGTAATCATGCCATGGTATAGAAGTCGAGATCAACCACAGGTATGTTAtcaatctaataaaatatataataaatatatactaagTATGTTACttaaaaactatattttttcattgttttagtATTTTTATGTTGCTGAAATTTGTGCAAATTTAAATCCAAAATCTTCGTTTCCTGGTGATGATTATAGTACttttgaagaatattatttaaagaaatataatatacagatACAAAATTTAGATCAACCTTTATTAGATGTAGATCATACATCTGCtagattaaattttctaactcccaggtaaatttttataattaaattatacaatttatatatatatataatcaataaactttttaattatttttaaaacatattttagaTATGTGAATCGTAAAGGTGTAGCATTACCAACAAGTAGtgaagaaacaaaacgagcaaaaagagaaaatttagaacaaaaacaaattcttGTAGCTGAATTATGTGCAATTCATCCATTTCCAGCATCTTTATGGAGACAAGCAGTTTGTTTAccatgtattttatatagaattaatgCATTATTACTTGCCGATCAAATACGTTGTCAAGTTGCACAAATGATTAATTTaggaaaatcaaatttaagTTCAGGTatgtaataaaacaatataagtattttttttgtacatttattatatttatataatattgttttagaTTTCGAATGGCCAGCACTAGACTTTGGATGGAGTTTGGcagaagtattaaaaaaatcaaaagaagtTGAGAAAGCTAAACAATCTAAAAGTGAATCTGTACAAACTACAAACAAGTGCCAAAATGTACAAACAAAGGAGACTGACAatacaaaagaatttaaaattgaaaaattagagACTGATCATATTAtttctgataaaaataatgatacaaaAACAGAGCAGCCATTAAGtgatttagaaaaagatactAATGAAACAAATACATTATcagataatttaaaagatgATGAATTAGAAATTGGTACTTGGTCAAATGATATGGCGGCAGATTCCATGGATTTTAACACGGATAATATCAAATCATTTCCTTTGAATGTTACTATGTTAGAACAAGATTTTACTTGGAACGACATCAGATATGGATCTCCTGCTTGCGAATCAGACTTCGATGGTTATGAATCTGATGATACATATAGTGATGGTTTTATGGATTCATCTGACGATACCGATGATGAAAGTAGAGGATTAAGAATTTCTTATATGAGTGAAAATATAGCTGAAGCTGTGGAGGAtgaaaaacatataaataaacaagaaataaataaaaaaattttggaaTTGTTAGAAACGGAAAAGAATGTAGATGATAATTTTTGGTTGTTCGTAAAGGAAGATGATgaaactttaattaaaaagcaCAAAGAagaacattataaatattctaaattaaatgaacatgaaataatgaaaaatggatCTTTCATATCTTGTGATTCTGAgattataattgataaaaagagcATACTTAGTACTCAACGCGAAGTTAATAaagaatcttatatatataaggattatatagaaaatattgtagaTACATTTACTAAagaagtattaaataaaaattgcgcTGCACATCCaacgaagaaacaaatcaAGAAACTAGAAAAAACGTATCTAAGAGACAATAATCTTTTTAGTTTTGATTTTCAACCAGAATTGAAGGGTCATCCAGGACCAAGTCCGAGTTTAATTTTACAAGCTTTAACTATGTCTAATGCTAATGATGGAATTAATTTAGAACGTTTAGAAACTATTGGTGATTCTTTTCTCAAGTATGCAATaacaacatatttatattgtacTTATGATAATATTCATGAAGGTAAACTTAGCCATTTACGATCAAAACAGGtaaaatattactttgatgttataatgtaaatttttttctttaattaatatctaatatattcttCAGGTTAGCAATTTAAATCTATATAGATTAGGAAGGCGAAAAATGTTAGGTGAAAGTATGATAGCCACGAAATTTGAACCACATGATAATTGGTTACCACCTTGTTATTATGTTCCAAAAGAGCTTGAACAAGCTTTAATTGAATCAGGTGTACCTTCTACTCTTTGGAACCAAGCTGACATTCCAACTTTGCAAACAGTAGATCTAACTGAAATAACTCAGCTAGTTAAAGAAACAGAACAAAAGCTTGgtattatgaaaaatgaacTCGATAAAAATGAGAGTAAATTATCAAATAGTATAGATAATTTACGTTGTTTCATaccatataatttaattacacaaCACAGTATTCCTGATAAAAGTATAGCAGATTGTGTAGAAGCATTAATTGGTGCATATCTAATAGCATGTGGTCCAAGAGGTGCTCTTTTGTTTATGGCTTGGTTAGGGATTCATGTTTTACCTACGGAAGAAGTTTGTGTCATACAAGAAAATGAGCCAGAAGATAATATTCCAGGAAGCACACCTTATATCAAAAGTATTAAAGAAGATAACCAAATCACTTGGACGCGAGTCAGTATAAAATCCGAGaaactaaataatttataataagtaACCGTAgtaaatcatatttaatttatctaacAGATTCAATATGGCAAATTAGAAGAACCACAAAATCCATTAGTTCGTTACATTCCTAATCCAGAGtctgaattaaaaatgatgcTCGATGGATATGATGAATTAGAGAAAAGTATAGGATATAAATTTCATGATGTTAGCTATCTTTTACAAGCATTTACACACGCATCTTATCAGCCAAACAGATTAACAGATTGTTATCAACGTTTAGAATTTCTTGGAGATGCTGTTTTGGGTATTTatcaatatgaaataatatttaatatatggtGTACCATAAatctttatgatttattttagattatttaataacaaggCATTTGTACGAAGATTCTCGACAACATTCACCAGGTGCTTTGACAGATTTAAGATCAGCATTAGTAAATAACACAATATTTGCTTCATTGGCTGTCAGATGTggatttcataaatattttcgtcATCTCTCTCCTGGTTTAAGTATTGTAATAAATCGCTTTGTGAGAattcaagaagaaaatggaCACTCTATTAGCGAAGAggtatataattcttttcaacactttcaataaaatttaattgatattatattacttatatttatgatttaaataatatgttttCTCATGAATAGTATTACTTGATCGGAGAGGACGAGTGCGAAGAAGCTGAAGACATTGAAGTGCCAAAAGCTCTAGGGGATGTTTTTGAATCATTAGCTGGTGCAATTTATTTGGACAGTGGTATGTCTCTTGATGCTGTTTGGGGTgtttactataatataatgaaatcagAAATTGgtaagtaattttattatatttcctcTTAAGAAAGTGTTGATACTTCacgatatttctatttttagaaCAATTTAGTACAAATGTTCCTAAATCTCCAATTAGAGAATTGCTAGAATTAGAACCCGAAACAGCAAAGTTTAGCAATCCAGAAAAATTAGCTGATGGGCGCAGAGTGAGAGTAACAGTGGATGTATTTGGTAAAGGTTCCTTTAAAGGAATCGGAAGAAATTATAGAATTGCCAAGTGCACTGCAGCTAAGTgtgctttaaaaaaattgagaaagataCAAAATTATCCAAAGGGAAAACCTTGAtgtcatttataataataataataataatattaataacaacaataataataataataataataataataaataaatgtgtatgtgataaaaattaaatcaatttaaaaagcTTTAAAGTATGTAATAAGAaaacttaataattattactttatataaatattattatttttaacaaaataatcgaCAAAATCATACACTGTTGTGTTATGTTGCAAGTACTATCAACCTAGGTCATTgttattctattaatttttcagcATGCTTGACCTGTACTAAAACTTCCAACCTCATAAGAATGATTCTTGTATTACCTAAAAAAATACCTAACTATATAGGAACGATTTGCTTGTACTACTTAAGAATGTCTAACTGTAATAGGCGATGGACTTGTACTACTTAAATATTTGGCAATATAAGGAAGATCGATTTGTACTACTTAAATATTTGGCGATATAAGAAAGATCGACTTGTACTACTTAAATATTTGGCGATTAAAGAAGATCGACTTGTACTACTTAAAAAATGTCTGCATTTACGAACTATCTGCTGCCattactactatactactactatcattCTATTACCCTACACtactattacttttattatagaGGATGTAAGCAGGCTTTGTCataagatatttttgtaatcaAGGAGATCTTATGCGAGTATTATTTGTGCATACCTCGctataataagaataacaagTTAGATATAgcaatatgtttttatttcctgTCGTGTCATCAATAAAGTCAATTAAGTATTATTCAAGAATCATTGTTCCGAATGTGAT includes:
- the LOC122635044 gene encoding endoribonuclease Dcr-1; this encodes MAFPLNDQVYIKSFTPREYQVELLYEAKEKNIIICLGSNYEQTFIVIKLVQEFATNNRRPVKEGGKQIIYILSDKEKCLLKATYIKQLTDLNVSLCDTCTDLTKEVTNSHVLVTTSKTCALLLSDKKILPNQISLVIVDECHKSVYDNKLRFILQTFLTCINIPRIIGIAVPLFNLTQEPGRLGLEIEKIETAFKCEVETASDILSILRYSPKPKEYIIEYKKGEKGELYETLENCALDAIHFLQDHRYDPTEIYNEEFLEDIQKIPNPTEKPREMMQDFLYILETLGPWCADRAALALLILTEKLKMKTPYERHYLLLNLVASVFIKIRALCDNTFEHLSEKERIYRYTTPKVHRLLQILKTYTPFYIKYNNTSETKSNTDGESKNIKSNGEITPKENHIQIKKPDYNWRTGEDNHRKPYRPQRYFRGIADPDLLCGIIFVDKAFTAKVLSYLLNEACKYDEDLHFLSPLYMIESNTDEVGYCRDLELEHRKQEEVLKRFRIHDCNLLIATSILEEGIDIPKCNFVMRHDFPKNYQSYVQCKSRARAVDALHILLVPQEISKECVWQLAQYQYIEKTLLSKCSNKEPTEEEEKEADMYAAMIPDYKPLENDDAPKVTFNSAISLINRYCAKLPSDTFTRLTPEWSVQLLDGQSPMTYTCSLRLPINSPVKYVISSYPMPNKAMARRMAALQLCIDLHRENEIDDNLLPIGKENFKAKPEDAEIPALPDESRLDFSEARPGTTKRRQYYYKKTAEALTDCKPLVGVPSYLYHISMVLSCPLPEEQNTRGRRIYPPEESAIAFGILTLKKIPKLCAFPIYTRSGEVHVKLKLSKQTVILDDVQIEKVATFLNYTFTNVLRLQKYLMVFDPHASENSYIIVPIRLTTANEELDVHIDWDFLECIYDNRNATPIKVPEEERKNFKFDASKYYDAVIMPWYRSRDQPQYFYVAEICANLNPKSSFPGDDYSTFEEYYLKKYNIQIQNLDQPLLDVDHTSARLNFLTPRYVNRKGVALPTSSEETKRAKRENLEQKQILVAELCAIHPFPASLWRQAVCLPCILYRINALLLADQIRCQVAQMINLGKSNLSSDFEWPALDFGWSLAEVLKKSKEVEKAKQSKSESVQTTNKCQNVQTKETDNTKEFKIEKLETDHIISDKNNDTKTEQPLSDLEKDTNETNTLSDNLKDDELEIGTWSNDMAADSMDFNTDNIKSFPLNVTMLEQDFTWNDIRYGSPACESDFDGYESDDTYSDGFMDSSDDTDDESRGLRISYMSENIAEAVEDEKHINKQEINKKILELLETEKNVDDNFWLFVKEDDETLIKKHKEEHYKYSKLNEHEIMKNGSFISCDSEIIIDKKSILSTQREVNKESYIYKDYIENIVDTFTKEVLNKNCAAHPTKKQIKKLEKTYLRDNNLFSFDFQPELKGHPGPSPSLILQALTMSNANDGINLERLETIGDSFLKYAITTYLYCTYDNIHEGKLSHLRSKQVSNLNLYRLGRRKMLGESMIATKFEPHDNWLPPCYYVPKELEQALIESGVPSTLWNQADIPTLQTVDLTEITQLVKETEQKLGIMKNELDKNESKLSNSIDNLRCFIPYNLITQHSIPDKSIADCVEALIGAYLIACGPRGALLFMAWLGIHVLPTEEVCVIQENEPEDNIPGSTPYIKSIKEDNQITWTRIQYGKLEEPQNPLVRYIPNPESELKMMLDGYDELEKSIGYKFHDVSYLLQAFTHASYQPNRLTDCYQRLEFLGDAVLDYLITRHLYEDSRQHSPGALTDLRSALVNNTIFASLAVRCGFHKYFRHLSPGLSIVINRFVRIQEENGHSISEEYYLIGEDECEEAEDIEVPKALGDVFESLAGAIYLDSGMSLDAVWGVYYNIMKSEIEQFSTNVPKSPIRELLELEPETAKFSNPEKLADGRRVRVTVDVFGKGSFKGIGRNYRIAKCTAAKCALKKLRKIQNYPKGKP